Sequence from the Kineosporia succinea genome:
TCGAGGACTGGAAGCACCTCGGTCTCGAGGCCGACGCCGAGGCCCTGCTGCTCGCCCAGATCGACACCCCCGGCGAGTCCGGGCAGGCCGAGGCGACCGCCACCGCGGAGGCGTTCGAGGGGGCCGGAGCCCTGTGGGCCGCCGTCTCCACCGACGAGCAGGAGGCCGAGGCCCTCTTCGCCGCCCGCCGCCTGGCCTACCCGGCGCTGGAACGGCTCAGCCCGGTGCTCACCGAAGACGTCTGCGTGCCGCGCTCGCAGGTTCCCGCCATGCTCGCGGCGGTGGTCGAGATCGCCGAGCGGCACGGGGTTTCCATCGCCACCATCGCGCACGCCGGTGACGGCAACCTGCACCCGCTCATCCTCACCCCGCCGAACGACGACGCCGCCCGGGTGGCCGCGCAGGCGGCGTTCGAGGAGATCCTGGCCCGGGCGATCGCGGTCGGGGGCACGGTCAGCGGTGAACACGGCATCGGCCTGCTGAAACGTGAGGGGCTGCACCGCGAGCTGCCGCCGCCGGTGCTGGCGATGCAGGTGGCGCTGAAGCAGACCCTCGACCCGCTGGGGCTGTTCAACCCCGGTAAGGCTATTTAGACGGGGCATTGAGGACGCGTCGGTCGCCCGGGCGTCCGGGGCTCCTAGGGGTGCCGTGCCCGGCCGGGCCACGGACCGAGCTCCCTTCCGGAATGCCGCAGACCGTCCGAGACTGGACGCCATGCGGAGTTTCGTGGTCACGGGCGGTGGACGCGGGGTCGGGCGGGCGATCGTGGAGCGGCTGCTCGCGAACGGCGACGCGGTGGTGGCGGTGGAGCTGGACGCCCGGGCGCTGGCCTGGGTGCCGACGCACCCGGCGGCGCAGCGGGTGATGGCGGTGCGGGGCGACGCCTCGCTGGAGGACGTGGCCGAGCAGGCCGCGAAAATGGCCGCCGCGGTGGCGCCGCTGACCGGCTGGGTCAACAACGCCGCGCTGTTCCGCGACGCGTCGCTCGACTCGGCCGACGCGACAACCGTTCTCGACCTGATCACCAGCAACCTGGCTCCTGCGGTCACCGGCTGCGCGGTGGCGGTCAAGCACTACCTGGCCGCGGGCAGCGGGGGCTCGATCGTCAACGTGAGCAGCCATCAGGCCCAGCGCCCGGTGCGCGGGGCCCTGCCCTACGCCACGGCCAAGGCCGCGATCGAGGGTCTGACCCGGGCCGCGGCCGTCGACCACGGCCCGGCCGGGATCCGGGTCAACGCGGTGGCCCTGGGCTCGATCGAGACCGAGCGCAACCGGGGTTTCCTGGCCGGGGCCGAGGAGGTCATGGCCGAGCTGCACCCTCTCGGCCGGGCCGGGCTGGCCGAGGAGGTCGCCGACGCCGTGGCCTACCTGCTGTCCGACGCGTCGTCGTTCGTGACCGGGGCCGTCCTGCCGGTGGACGGCGGCCGGGCGGCCAGAGGCCCCGACCCCGAGGAGAACTGACTGTCCGCACCCTGCTGATCACCCGTGGTGGTCTAGGATCGCCGCGTAACGGGGTGAGCAGCAGCATTCGGACACGTGCCTACTCGGGGAGAGCGCCATGAGCACCGACATACCGAAGATCGACGCCGAAGCACGGCTCCAGGCGGTGCACCGGTTCACCGACGAGCTCGGTGCCCCGGAAGACGGCTCGTTCGACCGCATCGCGCAGATGGCCGCCAAGATCTTCGGCACCCCCATCGCCACGGTGAGCATCGTCGACGAAGACCGGGTCTGGTTCGCTGCCACCCAGGGGCTCGACGGCGTGAAGCAGGTCGGCACCGAGCCCGGTCTGTGTGCGTCGGTCGTGCACCACGACGGGCCCTACGTGGTGCAGGACGCCGAGAACGACCCGCGCACCGCCGACCATCCGCTGGTGACCGGCGACCTGGGGCTGCGCTTCTACGCCGCGGCGCCGATCGAGGTGGAGGGCCACGCGCTCGGCACCGTCAACGTGATCGACCAGAAGAGCCGGCCGCAGCTCGACCCGACGCAGATCAGTCTGCTCGTCGACCTCGCCGCGACCGTGGCTCAGCTGATGGAGGTGCGGCTGGTCGCGCTCACCGCGATGAAGCAACGCAAGGTCGTGCAGGTCTGATCCGGGGCTGGTTTCCGGGCCGCCTGGCCGGTGAGTGTTAAGAGCCTGTCAGGCGGCATATATAAAGTCTCCACATGAAGTGACCGGCGCGGTGCGGCGGTATTACATGGTCGCGAGCCCGCTGGTAAGCGGTCGGTCAGTGACTTCCGCAGCCTCGGAAAACCGCTGGTCCCGCCCGGTTTCGCTGCAGGTTCGAGCGCCGGCGAGGGCCGGGAACCGCGCGTCGACCCTGACCGTCTCGTGGTTCCCGGCCCTCGTCGGCCTCACCGTTCGCGCGCCCACCGACGTTCGTGCGCCTATCGTCCGCTCGGCCATTCGTCCGGGTTGGAAGCTCTTTCGGGCTGGCCCTGCGTCAGGTCGACGATCAGGCCGAGGCCGCCGGTCCCGGAGGCACCGGAGCCGCCCCGGCCGAACGCGGTGTCCAGCACCGATCCGTCCGCCGCCCGCGACACGCTCAGCCCCTCCACCGACACGCTGCCCGGCCGCACCCGGAAGTCGCCGAAGATCTCCGGCAGTACGTTCGGCCCGGTGTAACGGATGAGCTGACGCAGGATCGCGATGCGCCAGATGTCCTGGTGCCCGGTGTCGTCGCGCAGGCGGCCGAACAGCGCGTCGAAAAGGGCCAGCAGCTCGGCGAACCGGTCGGTGTCCAGGCCCTGGCCGCTCTGCCGGGGCACGAACGCGACGGCGCTGCCGATGGTCCGGCGCAGTTGATCGTCGTCCATCTGCCGGATCTGCGGCAGCAGCGCGTGGGCGAGTTCGGCCACCTGGTCGCGCGCGGACTGCTGGGTGGCCCGCGAGCGCACCAGGATCGCCTTGCCCAGGATGTCGAACTCGGTGGCGCAGTCCGGGTCGAGGAATCCACGCGACGACAGGGGCAGCAGCCCGCGGGCCAGGCGTCCGAGCATCGTGCGGGCCCGGCGTTCGGGGGCGCGCACGAGCTGGGCCAGCATCAGGGCGAACCCGGTGACGACGGCGGCCGCCGGGGCGTAGGGCATCCAGCCCACCGGCGCGTAGCGGTCGATTCCCAGGTCCTGCCACCAGAACACTGCGCTGGTGGCCACGGCCCCGGCGGCGATCCAGGCGAGCAGGTCGAGCACGGCGGCGGCGTACCCCCGACGGCCCCGGCGCCCGAAGCGCTCGGTGATCAGCCCGGCGGCGAGAGTGGCCCCGGCATCGAGGTCGGCCAGACGGTAGGGATGGATGGCGCGGTCGACGGCGTCCGCCGCCTGCGCCCGCCGCAGCCGGCCCAGGCAGAAGGCACACAGCCCGAAGGCCACGACGGTCGCACCGAGCACGACGTACAGGCCGATCATCTGGTCGTCGCTCATGTCACCGCGTACGAGTAGCAGACCCGGTCACCGCGCAGGTGGCTCCGGATCCGGCCGGTCTGCTGCAGCACGATCAGCGC
This genomic interval carries:
- a CDS encoding SDR family NAD(P)-dependent oxidoreductase → MRSFVVTGGGRGVGRAIVERLLANGDAVVAVELDARALAWVPTHPAAQRVMAVRGDASLEDVAEQAAKMAAAVAPLTGWVNNAALFRDASLDSADATTVLDLITSNLAPAVTGCAVAVKHYLAAGSGGSIVNVSSHQAQRPVRGALPYATAKAAIEGLTRAAAVDHGPAGIRVNAVALGSIETERNRGFLAGAEEVMAELHPLGRAGLAEEVADAVAYLLSDASSFVTGAVLPVDGGRAARGPDPEEN
- a CDS encoding GAF domain-containing protein — translated: MSTDIPKIDAEARLQAVHRFTDELGAPEDGSFDRIAQMAAKIFGTPIATVSIVDEDRVWFAATQGLDGVKQVGTEPGLCASVVHHDGPYVVQDAENDPRTADHPLVTGDLGLRFYAAAPIEVEGHALGTVNVIDQKSRPQLDPTQISLLVDLAATVAQLMEVRLVALTAMKQRKVVQV